From Coturnix japonica isolate 7356 chromosome 1, Coturnix japonica 2.1, whole genome shotgun sequence, the proteins below share one genomic window:
- the SFT2D2 gene encoding vesicle transport protein SFT2B isoform X5 has protein sequence MDKLKRVLSGRDAEEPGSLAEVIDATSLGWGTRVKGFIACFALGCVFSLLGSCLLWVPRKGLILFAAFYTLGNIASIGSTLFLMGPMKQLKKMFEPTRLIATIVMLLCLVLTLCSAFWWRKEGLALLFCILQFFALAWYSISFIPYARDAVKKCVSVCLS, from the exons ATGGATAAGCTGAAGCGGGTGCTGAGCGGCCGGGATGCGGAGGAGCCCGGTTCTCTGGCGGAG GTTATCGACGCGACTTCGTTGGGTTGGGGCACCCGAGTGAAAGGCTTCATCGCCTGCTTTGCGTTGGGATGCGTGTTCTCTCTGTTG gGTAGTTGTCTGCTTTGGGTACCAAGGAAAGGGCTGATTCTCTTTGCAGCATTTTACACGTTGGGGAACATTGCATCAATTGGAAG CACTCTCTTTCTTATGGGACCAATGAAACAATTGAAAAAGATGTTTGAGCCTACCCGATTGATTGCTACTATTGTTATGTTA ttgtgTCTCGTATTAACgctgtgttctgctttttgg TGGCGTAAGGAAGGACTCGCGCTCCTTTTCTGTATCTTACAGTTTTTTGCCTTGGCATG GTACAGCATTTCCTTCATACCATATGCAAG GGATGCTGTGAAGAaatgtgtgtctgtctgtctgtcctaA